A window of Cryptomeria japonica chromosome 3, Sugi_1.0, whole genome shotgun sequence contains these coding sequences:
- the LOC131054365 gene encoding MLO-like protein 12, with protein sequence MAGGGEAAEPRSLEQTPTWAVAIVCLGFVLISIILERSINLIAKWLKKHHKKALSKALEKIKAELMLVGFISLLLTVGQRPISQICISKSLGDTLLPCSKEEASVMKFSSVGNHRKLITRGGAIQLQVPLRRILEGAADQTGHCAKKGKVPLISQDGLHQLHIFIFALAVFHVLSCIITMALGQAKMNVWKTWEQETRTLDYEFSNDPAKFRFTRETTFGRRHMSFWSQTSFFLWIVCFFRQFMRSVPKVDYLTLRHGFILAHFAPQSRFDFQLYIKRSLEEDFNVIVSISPLLWFCAVLFLFLNGHGWLIYLWLAFIPLILLVIVGTKLQVIITTMALQIQDRNSVVQGTPVVKPNDQLFWFSRPRWILYLIHFTLFQNAFQFAFFFWAWYEYGLKSCFHQKTQGIISRISVG encoded by the exons ATGGCTGGAGGTGGCGAGGCAGCTGAACCTCGATCATTAGAACAAACACCAACTTGGGCTGTTGCCATTGTTTGCTTGGGCTTTGTCCTTATTTCTATAATATTAGAAAGATCCATAAATTTGATTGCCAAG TGGCTTAAAAAACACCACAAGAAAGCTTTGAGCAAGGCACTGGAAAAGATTAAAGCAG AACTTATGCTGGTGGGGTTTATATCTCTGCTACTTACAGTTGGACAGAGGCCGATTTCACAGATCTGTATATCCAAAAGCTTAGGAGACACGTTACTTCCATGTTCTAAAGAGGAGGCCTCAGTTATGAAGTTTTCATCAGTAGGAAACCACAGAAAGCTCATTACACGAGGAGGTGCGATCCAGTTACAAGTGCCATTGAGGCGTATATTGGAGGGTGCTGCTGATCAAACTGGCCACTGTGCCAAAAAG GGAAAGGTGCCTCTTATCTCCCAAGATGGTCTCCACCAACTACATATCTTCATCTTCGCATTGGCTGTCTTTCACGTTTTATCCTGCATTATCACCATGGCCCTTGGACAGGCAAAA ATGAATGTCTGGAAAACATGGGAGCAAGAGACTAGAACTTTGGATTATGAATTTTCAAATG ATCCAGCCAAATTCAGGTTTACTCGGGAAACAACTTTTGGAAGGAGGCATATGAGCTTTTGGTCTCAAACTTCATTTTTTCTCTGGATT GTATGCTTTTTCAGACAATTCATGAGGTCTGTGCCCAAGGTTGATTACCTCACACTTCGTCATGGCTTTATACTT GCCCACTTTGCTCCACAGAGCAGATTTGACTTCCAACTATATATAAAGAGATCACTCGAAGAAGACTTCAATGTTATCGTTTCCATCAG TCCTCTTCTATGGTTTTGCgctgttttatttttatttctcaacGGGCATG GATGGTTGATATATTTATGGCTGGCATTCATCCCATTGATT TTGCTTGTAATCGTGGGAACAAAGCTCCAAGTGATAATAACAACAATGGCCTTGCAAATCCAAGACAGAAATTCTGTTGTACAAGGTACTCCGGTGGTAAAACCCAATGACCAACTGTTTTGGTTCAGTCGTCCTCGCTGGATTCTCTATCTCATTCACTTCACTCTCTTTCAG AATGCTTTTCAGTTTGCATTCTTCTTTTGGGCATGG TATGAATATGGCTTAAAATCTTGCTTCCATCAAAAGACACAAGGTATCATAAGCAGAATTAGCGTGGGGTAA